One Bacillota bacterium DNA segment encodes these proteins:
- the rpsG gene encoding 30S ribosomal protein S7: protein MPRKGPAPRRVIPPDPVYNDVLVQRFINRLMVCGKKSVAEKIFYRAMEIVGERTKRNPLEVFHQALKNVMPVLEVRPRRVGGATYQVPMEVRPERRISLGIRWLVTSARKRGGRTMIEKLAAEIMDAANNQGAAVKKREDTHRMAEANKAFAHYRW, encoded by the coding sequence ATGCCCAGAAAAGGACCGGCTCCGCGCCGTGTGATACCGCCAGACCCGGTGTATAATGATGTATTGGTACAGCGGTTCATTAACCGCCTGATGGTCTGCGGGAAAAAGAGTGTTGCCGAAAAGATTTTCTACCGCGCGATGGAGATTGTGGGTGAGCGCACGAAGCGCAACCCGCTGGAAGTGTTTCATCAGGCACTGAAGAACGTCATGCCTGTTTTGGAAGTGCGCCCGCGCCGCGTGGGCGGTGCCACCTACCAGGTGCCGATGGAAGTGCGTCCCGAGCGAAGGATTTCGCTGGGAATTCGCTGGCTGGTTACCTCCGCACGCAAGCGTGGTGGGCGCACCATGATCGAGAAACTGGCAGCGGAGATTATGGACGCCGCCAACAATCAGGGCGCCGCGGTGAAGAAGCGCGAAGATACTCACCGCATGGCGGAAGCGAACAAGGCGTTTGCACACTATCGCTGGTAA
- the rpsQ gene encoding 30S ribosomal protein S17 codes for MAENEVVTRGRRKVRVGTVVSDRMDKTVVVAVERMMRHPLYGKTVKRTKKFHAHDENNECRVGDVVEIMETRPLSRTKRWRVARVIQKAQ; via the coding sequence ATGGCGGAAAATGAGGTAGTCACGCGTGGGCGACGCAAGGTGCGCGTTGGAACGGTGGTGAGCGACCGCATGGATAAAACGGTAGTGGTGGCAGTAGAGCGTATGATGCGCCACCCCCTGTACGGCAAAACGGTCAAGCGCACCAAGAAGTTCCACGCACACGATGAAAACAACGAGTGCCGGGTGGGCGATGTGGTGGAGATTATGGAGACGCGACCCCTGAGCAGGACCAAGCGATGGCGCGTTGCCCGCGTGATCCAGAAAGCACAATAG
- the rplN gene encoding 50S ribosomal protein L14 produces MIQIYTRLKAADNSGARELMCIRVLKGSNTRYARVGDVIVAVVKSATPGMPVKKSDIVKAVVVRTKQPIRRPDGSTLRFDENAAVVVTNSLEPRGTRIFGPVARELRERNFMRIISLAPEVL; encoded by the coding sequence ATGATTCAGATATACACCCGGCTAAAGGCTGCCGACAACTCTGGCGCGCGTGAGCTGATGTGTATCCGTGTACTGAAAGGCTCCAACACGCGCTATGCCCGTGTGGGGGATGTCATCGTGGCTGTGGTCAAGTCGGCAACGCCCGGAATGCCGGTGAAGAAGAGTGACATCGTGAAAGCGGTGGTCGTTCGCACCAAGCAGCCGATCCGCCGTCCCGACGGCTCGACGCTGCGCTTCGACGAGAACGCCGCCGTAGTGGTTACCAATAGCCTGGAGCCTCGCGGCACACGTATCTTTGGACCGGTCGCCCGCGAGCTGCGCGAGCGCAACTTCATGCGCATCATCTCGCTGGCACCGGAAGTGCTGTAG
- the rplC gene encoding 50S ribosomal protein L3, with amino-acid sequence MAVQAILGKKIGMTQIFDETGQAIPVSVIEAGPCVVTQVKTPEKDGYVAVQVGFGEISPKRVNKPMKGHFKKANVPPMRYLREVPVDDISNLSVGTTIHVADVFKPGDKVKVTGTSKGRGFQGVVKRHHFHGGPQSHGSMIHRKPQSSGATDAARTFKGVKKPGHMGAERVTQKGLTVVRVDAERNLLLVRGAVPGANGGLLIIARDERG; translated from the coding sequence ATGGCGGTACAGGCGATTTTAGGCAAAAAAATCGGCATGACCCAGATCTTCGATGAGACTGGACAGGCCATCCCGGTCTCGGTCATAGAAGCGGGTCCCTGCGTGGTGACGCAGGTAAAGACCCCGGAGAAGGATGGGTATGTCGCCGTACAGGTGGGCTTCGGGGAGATTTCCCCGAAGCGGGTCAACAAGCCCATGAAAGGGCACTTTAAGAAAGCAAACGTGCCACCCATGCGCTATCTGCGCGAGGTGCCGGTAGATGACATCAGCAATCTGTCGGTAGGCACAACAATCCATGTCGCCGATGTGTTCAAGCCGGGCGACAAGGTTAAAGTGACCGGCACATCCAAGGGGCGAGGCTTTCAGGGCGTGGTGAAGCGGCACCACTTTCACGGTGGTCCGCAGTCGCATGGCTCGATGATACACCGCAAGCCTCAGTCCAGTGGCGCTACCGACGCCGCTCGCACCTTTAAGGGTGTCAAGAAGCCGGGGCACATGGGAGCAGAGCGCGTCACGCAGAAGGGGCTTACTGTGGTGCGTGTAGACGCGGAACGCAACCTGTTGCTGGTGCGCGGAGCTGTTCCCGGCGCCAACGGCGGACTGCTGATTATCGCCAGGGACGAGAGGGGGTAA
- the rplP gene encoding 50S ribosomal protein L16 — translation MLMPKRVKYRRQHRGRRKGKASGATRLDFGEYGLQALESCWLTSNQIEAARIAMTRHVRRGGKIWIRVFPDKPYTKKPAETRMGSGKGAPAGWVAVVKPGRILFEMAGVPEELAREAMRLASHKLPIATKFVTRRDFEGEYETVETGGTPQAEPAGAATEVAAGDGEAVPAPTEQGDAEVE, via the coding sequence ATGCTGATGCCGAAACGAGTTAAGTATCGCCGGCAGCATCGCGGGCGGCGCAAAGGCAAGGCGTCCGGCGCGACCAGGCTGGATTTCGGCGAGTACGGGCTGCAGGCGCTGGAATCCTGCTGGTTGACCAGCAACCAGATTGAAGCGGCTCGTATCGCAATGACCCGCCACGTGCGCCGTGGTGGAAAAATCTGGATTCGGGTCTTTCCCGATAAGCCCTACACCAAGAAACCCGCTGAGACCCGCATGGGAAGCGGCAAGGGTGCGCCGGCGGGATGGGTAGCAGTGGTCAAACCGGGACGCATTCTGTTCGAGATGGCTGGCGTGCCCGAAGAACTGGCACGCGAAGCGATGCGACTGGCGTCGCACAAACTACCAATTGCTACCAAATTCGTCACAAGACGAGATTTCGAGGGAGAATATGAAACCGTTGAAACCGGAGGAACTCCGCAAGCTGAGCCTGCCGGAGCTGCAACAGAGGTTGCAGCAGGAGATGGAGAGGCTGTTCCAGCTCCGACAGAACAAGGCGATGCGGAAGTTGAGTGA
- the rplX gene encoding 50S ribosomal protein L24, whose translation MKIRKNDTVEVIVGKDRGKRGKVIRTIPRENRVVVDGINLVTRHQKARPTTSRATPQTQTGRVVKPAPLHVSKVMLVCPRCNQRTRIAISFTTDGKRVRTCKKCKEYIDSV comes from the coding sequence CTGAAGATACGCAAAAACGACACGGTAGAGGTCATTGTGGGCAAGGACCGGGGCAAGCGGGGCAAGGTGATCCGTACCATCCCGCGCGAAAACCGCGTGGTGGTGGATGGGATAAACCTGGTGACACGCCACCAGAAGGCACGCCCCACCACCAGCCGCGCTACCCCGCAAACGCAGACGGGGCGCGTGGTGAAACCGGCCCCTTTGCACGTGTCGAAAGTGATGCTGGTGTGCCCGCGCTGTAACCAGCGAACGCGCATCGCCATCTCGTTCACCACGGACGGCAAGCGGGTTCGCACGTGTAAGAAGTGCAAGGAGTACATCGACTCGGTGTAG
- the rpmC gene encoding 50S ribosomal protein L29 — translation MQQEMERLFQLRQNKAMRKLSDTASIRITRHNIARLHTIITEKQRAQKSA, via the coding sequence TTGCAGCAGGAGATGGAGAGGCTGTTCCAGCTCCGACAGAACAAGGCGATGCGGAAGTTGAGTGATACGGCAAGCATCCGCATCACGCGGCATAACATCGCGCGCCTGCACACCATTATCACCGAAAAGCAGCGCGCGCAGAAGAGCGCGTAA
- the rplW gene encoding 50S ribosomal protein L23, whose protein sequence is MKSPYEVILHPVITERSTDNARMGRYTFAVAPDANKIEIKQAVEAIYRVNVLKVNVMNVRGKRRRLGRMPAGETAGWKKAIVTVQPGQRIEAFEVT, encoded by the coding sequence ATGAAATCGCCATACGAGGTTATCCTGCATCCGGTGATTACCGAGCGAAGCACCGACAACGCCCGTATGGGACGATACACCTTCGCGGTGGCGCCGGATGCCAACAAGATTGAAATCAAGCAGGCGGTGGAGGCTATCTACCGGGTCAATGTGCTGAAAGTGAACGTAATGAACGTGCGGGGCAAGCGACGCCGTCTCGGACGGATGCCAGCAGGCGAGACCGCTGGCTGGAAGAAAGCCATCGTCACAGTTCAACCGGGGCAGCGCATTGAAGCGTTCGAGGTCACGTAG
- the rpsS gene encoding 30S ribosomal protein S19, with translation MSRSIKKGPYVDPKLMKKIQALNATGEKRIIKTWSRRSTILPAMVGHTIAVHDGRKHVPVFITENMIGHKLGEFAPTRTFRGHPGHHTDRTTRKK, from the coding sequence ATGTCACGTTCGATTAAGAAGGGACCGTATGTCGACCCGAAGCTGATGAAGAAAATCCAGGCGCTCAACGCCACCGGCGAGAAGCGGATTATCAAAACCTGGTCGCGTCGGTCCACAATCCTGCCAGCGATGGTAGGACACACCATCGCGGTGCATGATGGCAGAAAGCACGTGCCGGTGTTCATCACAGAGAACATGATCGGGCATAAGCTGGGTGAGTTCGCCCCGACGCGCACCTTCCGGGGGCATCCGGGGCACCATACCGACCGCACAACACGCAAGAAGTGA
- the rplB gene encoding 50S ribosomal protein L2, with the protein MPIRQLKPTSPGRRFMAVSTFEEITREEPEKSLLAPLKKSGGRNNQGRITTRFRGGGNKRRYRIIDFKRDKIGVPGKVVSIEYDPNRSARIALIQYVDGEKRYILCPDGLKVGDQVLSGENADIKPGNALPLRAIPLGTVIHNIELVPGKGGQLVRSAGTAAQLVAKEGKYAQIRLPSGEVRMVHLECKATIGQVGHAEHENESLGKAGKSRYLGRRPHVRGSAMTPRDHPHGGGEGKAPIGRRGGPVTPWGKPTLGKKTRRRKPSDKFIVRRRK; encoded by the coding sequence ATGCCTATACGACAGTTAAAACCGACCTCTCCGGGTCGCCGCTTTATGGCGGTATCGACCTTTGAGGAGATTACGCGCGAGGAACCCGAGAAGTCGCTGCTCGCGCCGTTGAAGAAGAGCGGTGGACGCAACAATCAGGGAAGGATCACCACACGCTTCAGAGGGGGCGGCAACAAGCGACGCTACCGGATTATCGATTTCAAGCGCGACAAAATCGGCGTGCCGGGCAAGGTGGTCAGCATCGAATACGACCCCAACCGGTCGGCGCGCATCGCTTTGATACAATATGTCGATGGCGAGAAGCGGTACATCCTCTGCCCGGATGGGCTGAAGGTAGGCGACCAGGTGCTCAGCGGTGAGAACGCCGACATCAAGCCGGGCAACGCCCTGCCGTTGCGTGCGATTCCGCTGGGCACAGTGATACACAATATCGAGCTCGTGCCGGGCAAGGGTGGACAGCTGGTGCGCAGTGCGGGCACGGCGGCGCAGCTGGTCGCCAAAGAGGGCAAGTATGCGCAAATACGTCTGCCCTCCGGTGAGGTGCGCATGGTGCACCTCGAGTGCAAGGCGACCATTGGTCAGGTCGGGCACGCCGAGCATGAGAACGAATCGCTAGGTAAGGCTGGTAAGAGCCGTTATCTGGGCAGACGCCCGCATGTGCGAGGCTCGGCGATGACACCGCGCGACCACCCGCACGGCGGTGGCGAAGGCAAAGCGCCGATCGGTCGGCGTGGTGGACCGGTCACGCCCTGGGGTAAGCCGACCCTGGGCAAGAAGACCCGCCGTCGCAAGCCGTCGGATAAGTTCATCGTACGGCGGCGCAAGTAA
- the rpsC gene encoding 30S ribosomal protein S3: MGQKIHPIGFRVGIIRDWDSRWYSAKDYAKWVHEDYKIRRFLKKDLPKRRPDLASAAISRVDIERAANRVEVTIFSARPGILIGRQGRGLEEIRQALVHLLDPTYRWRAAREKEARPNVDVHVHVQEVNEPDKDAQLVAENIAQQISRRVSYKRAMRQAILRTMRAGALGIKVRVAGRLAGAEMARSEVDKMGKIPLQTIRADVDYGFAEAPTTYGNIGVKVWIYRGDILPGQKVEEESREVTPIVPQEGERPAGRRRRGRRGGRRQRGNADAETS, translated from the coding sequence TTGGGACAGAAGATTCATCCAATCGGTTTTCGCGTGGGTATTATCCGCGACTGGGACAGTCGCTGGTACTCGGCGAAGGACTACGCGAAGTGGGTACACGAAGACTACAAGATACGTCGCTTCTTAAAGAAGGATCTGCCCAAGCGTCGTCCTGACCTGGCGTCGGCAGCGATTTCGCGCGTGGATATCGAGCGCGCAGCCAATCGGGTAGAGGTCACTATCTTTTCGGCGCGTCCGGGTATCCTTATCGGTCGGCAGGGGAGAGGACTGGAGGAGATACGCCAGGCTCTGGTGCACCTGCTGGACCCGACCTACCGCTGGCGTGCGGCACGTGAGAAGGAAGCCCGTCCCAACGTGGACGTGCATGTGCACGTGCAGGAGGTGAACGAGCCCGATAAGGACGCGCAGCTGGTGGCAGAGAACATCGCGCAGCAGATCTCGCGCCGTGTGTCCTACAAGCGCGCCATGCGTCAGGCTATCCTGCGCACGATGCGTGCAGGAGCACTGGGTATCAAAGTGCGCGTGGCTGGGCGACTGGCCGGCGCGGAGATGGCGCGCTCCGAAGTGGACAAGATGGGCAAGATTCCGTTGCAAACGATACGTGCTGATGTGGACTATGGATTTGCAGAAGCACCCACGACCTACGGCAACATCGGCGTGAAGGTGTGGATTTACCGGGGCGATATCCTGCCCGGACAGAAGGTAGAGGAGGAAAGCCGGGAGGTGACGCCGATCGTCCCGCAAGAGGGCGAGCGTCCCGCCGGGCGCCGTCGCCGGGGTCGCCGGGGAGGAAGGAGGCAACGCGGCAATGCTGATGCCGAAACGAGTTAA
- the tuf gene encoding elongation factor Tu encodes MGKQRFERTKPHVNIGTIGHVDHGKTTLTAAITRVLSKEGLAEYQPYERIDSAPEERERGVTINIYHAEYQTPNRHYAHVDCPGHADYIKNMITGAAQMDGAILVVSAADGPMPQTREHILLARQVGVPYIVVFLNKEDMVDDPELLELVELEVRELLSKYGFPGDEVPVISGSALKVIEAPDVDPNDPWVKKIWQLIEAVDTYIPTPQRDIDKPFLMPIEDVFTITGRGTVVTGRVERGVLRVGEQVEIVGLHPETRTTVATSLEMFRKTLDQIQAGDNAGVLLRGIDRKEVERGMVLAKPGSITPHTKFAAEIYVLTKEEGGRHTPFFSGYRPQFYFRTTDVTGTMKLPEGVEMVMPGDNVRIEVELIAPIAMEEGLRFAVREGGHTVGAGVVTKIIE; translated from the coding sequence ATGGGCAAGCAGCGATTTGAGCGCACGAAGCCGCATGTGAACATCGGCACGATTGGTCACGTGGACCATGGCAAGACCACGTTGACGGCTGCCATCACGCGCGTTCTCTCTAAAGAGGGGCTGGCGGAATACCAGCCGTATGAGCGCATCGACTCCGCGCCGGAGGAGCGGGAGCGCGGCGTGACGATTAACATTTACCACGCGGAGTATCAGACGCCCAATCGCCACTATGCGCACGTGGACTGTCCGGGTCACGCGGACTACATCAAGAACATGATTACGGGCGCGGCGCAGATGGACGGGGCGATTTTGGTGGTATCGGCGGCAGATGGACCGATGCCTCAGACTCGGGAGCACATCCTTTTGGCACGTCAGGTTGGTGTGCCCTACATTGTGGTTTTTCTGAACAAAGAGGACATGGTAGACGACCCCGAGCTTCTGGAGTTGGTGGAGTTAGAGGTTCGGGAGTTGTTGAGCAAGTATGGCTTTCCGGGTGACGAGGTTCCGGTGATTAGTGGCAGTGCGTTGAAGGTGATAGAGGCACCGGACGTCGACCCGAACGACCCGTGGGTGAAGAAGATCTGGCAGTTGATTGAGGCGGTGGACACGTATATTCCGACTCCTCAGCGTGACATTGACAAGCCGTTTTTGATGCCGATAGAGGACGTGTTCACGATAACGGGACGTGGCACGGTGGTGACGGGTCGCGTGGAGCGTGGGGTGTTGCGGGTTGGGGAGCAGGTAGAGATAGTGGGCTTGCATCCGGAGACCCGCACGACGGTAGCGACGTCGTTGGAGATGTTCCGCAAGACGCTGGATCAGATACAGGCGGGCGACAACGCTGGGGTGTTGTTGCGGGGTATAGACCGCAAGGAGGTGGAGCGTGGGATGGTGTTGGCGAAGCCGGGCAGCATCACGCCCCACACGAAGTTTGCGGCGGAGATATACGTGTTGACGAAGGAGGAGGGCGGTCGTCACACGCCGTTTTTCAGCGGGTATCGTCCTCAGTTTTACTTCCGCACGACGGACGTGACGGGCACAATGAAGTTGCCGGAGGGCGTGGAGATGGTGATGCCTGGGGACAACGTGCGGATAGAGGTAGAGTTAATTGCGCCGATAGCGATGGAGGAGGGCTTGCGCTTTGCGGTGCGCGAAGGTGGTCACACGGTAGGTGCAGGTGTGGTCACCAAGATTATCGAGTAA
- the rplV gene encoding 50S ribosomal protein L22, with protein sequence MAHAIAKYVRVSPRKARLLIEAIRGQYVPEAIAFLRFSPQRAARPILKVVQSAAANAVFLAERDGGTVDEDALKIVHAVVDEGPRLKRYRPRAMGRAYPIIKPTCHIRVEVQEVPRPQPAGRRARRGSGTAPTAPTSES encoded by the coding sequence ATGGCACACGCAATAGCAAAGTACGTGCGTGTATCGCCGCGTAAAGCGCGGTTGCTGATAGAGGCGATACGGGGGCAGTATGTACCGGAAGCGATTGCGTTTCTGCGCTTTTCGCCCCAGCGTGCTGCCCGCCCCATCCTGAAGGTGGTTCAATCGGCGGCAGCGAACGCGGTGTTCCTGGCGGAGCGCGATGGCGGAACCGTCGACGAGGACGCTCTGAAAATAGTGCACGCCGTCGTCGACGAGGGTCCCCGTTTGAAGCGTTATCGCCCGCGTGCGATGGGACGCGCCTATCCTATCATCAAGCCGACCTGCCACATCCGGGTGGAGGTGCAGGAGGTACCGCGCCCACAGCCCGCAGGGCGACGAGCACGACGTGGTAGCGGAACTGCGCCCACAGCACCGACGAGCGAAAGTTAG
- the rpsJ gene encoding 30S ribosomal protein S10: MARRDFQNKVRIRLRAYDHRVLDQSVQKIVDTARRTGARISGPVLLPTERNRFCVIRGPHIDKESMEHFELCTHKRLIDILDAGPKTIDALMRLDLPSGVDIEIK; the protein is encoded by the coding sequence ATGGCGCGTCGAGACTTTCAAAACAAGGTTCGAATCCGCTTGCGCGCGTACGACCATCGAGTGCTGGACCAGTCGGTTCAGAAGATAGTGGATACGGCGCGTCGCACGGGAGCCCGCATTTCGGGACCTGTGTTACTGCCGACAGAGCGCAACCGGTTTTGCGTTATCCGCGGACCCCATATCGATAAAGAATCGATGGAGCACTTTGAACTGTGCACGCACAAGCGGCTCATCGATATTCTGGATGCCGGACCCAAAACCATCGACGCGCTCATGCGGCTGGACCTTCCCAGCGGTGTAGATATCGAAATCAAGTAG
- the fusA gene encoding elongation factor G yields MAREYTLEQTRNIGIAAHIDAGKTTTTERILYYTGRIHRIGEVDDGAATMDWMEQEQERGITITSAATTCFWKGHRINIIDTPGHVDFTVEVERSLRVLDGVVAIFCAVGGVQPQSETVWRQANRYHVPRIAYVNKMDRLGADFYRVVQRMKDRLGANAVPIQLPIGAESDFRGIIDLVHMKAIVYKDDLGKEYEEMEIPAEMHEMASHWREVLIEAAADVDDTLIEKYLEGEPITAEEIVRAVRRGTLQNKIVPVTCGSSFKNKGVQPLLDAIVDYLPSPIDIGAVKGTNPRTGAPEARYPSDNEPFTALAFKIMSDPFVGKLTYFRVYSGTLSKGSYVYNASKDKKERIGRIVRMHANHREDVEVVYAGEIAAAVGLNETTTGDTLCDEKAPIILEAMQFPDPVISVAIEPKTKADQDKLGIALSRLAVEDPTFRISTDPETGQTIISGMGELHLEIIVDRLMREFKVEANVGRPQVAYREAIRQPARGEGRYVRQTGGRGQYGHCILEIEPLPPGQGFEFVNKIVGGVIPKEFIPAIEGGVHEAMDTGVIAGYPVVDVRVAVVDGSYHEVDSSEMAFKIAGSLAFKAAMQKANPTIKEPIMAVEIVTPEQFLGDVIGDLNSRRGRIEGIEPGPGGTQTIRAHVPLAEMFGYATALRSLTQGRATYVMQPSHYEEVPSHIAQELIARVQGKQLVNL; encoded by the coding sequence ATGGCACGTGAGTACACTCTAGAACAAACTCGAAATATCGGTATCGCCGCGCACATCGACGCGGGGAAGACCACTACCACCGAACGCATCCTGTACTATACAGGACGCATCCATCGCATCGGTGAGGTGGACGATGGCGCCGCCACGATGGACTGGATGGAACAGGAGCAGGAGCGCGGTATCACCATCACTTCTGCCGCCACCACCTGCTTCTGGAAAGGGCATCGTATCAATATTATCGATACGCCCGGTCACGTGGACTTCACCGTAGAGGTGGAACGGTCGTTGCGCGTCCTGGATGGTGTGGTGGCTATCTTCTGCGCGGTAGGCGGCGTTCAGCCCCAGTCGGAAACGGTGTGGCGGCAGGCGAACCGATACCACGTACCCCGCATTGCCTACGTGAATAAGATGGACCGCCTGGGCGCGGACTTTTACCGCGTGGTGCAGCGCATGAAAGACCGCCTCGGCGCCAACGCGGTGCCCATCCAGCTGCCTATCGGTGCAGAAAGCGATTTTCGCGGTATCATCGACCTCGTGCATATGAAGGCGATAGTCTACAAAGATGACCTCGGCAAGGAGTACGAAGAGATGGAAATCCCTGCCGAGATGCACGAAATGGCATCGCACTGGCGCGAGGTGCTGATAGAAGCGGCAGCGGATGTGGACGATACGCTGATCGAGAAATACCTGGAGGGCGAGCCGATTACCGCGGAGGAGATTGTGCGCGCCGTGCGTCGTGGCACACTTCAGAACAAGATTGTCCCCGTAACGTGTGGCTCCTCTTTTAAGAACAAGGGCGTACAGCCTCTGCTCGACGCTATTGTGGACTACCTGCCCTCGCCCATAGATATCGGCGCGGTGAAGGGGACGAATCCCCGTACCGGTGCTCCAGAAGCGCGTTACCCCTCCGATAATGAACCCTTTACCGCCCTCGCCTTTAAGATTATGTCCGACCCCTTTGTGGGCAAGCTCACCTACTTCCGCGTCTACTCCGGTACCCTCAGCAAAGGCTCCTACGTGTATAACGCATCGAAAGACAAGAAAGAACGCATCGGGCGGATTGTGCGAATGCACGCCAACCACCGCGAGGACGTGGAAGTGGTGTATGCCGGAGAGATTGCGGCAGCAGTGGGCTTGAACGAGACGACGACGGGCGATACGCTTTGCGATGAGAAAGCGCCCATCATTCTGGAAGCAATGCAGTTCCCCGACCCCGTGATTTCGGTGGCTATCGAGCCGAAAACCAAAGCCGACCAGGATAAGCTGGGCATCGCGCTCAGCCGCCTGGCTGTGGAAGACCCCACCTTCCGAATCAGCACGGACCCCGAAACGGGACAGACCATTATCTCGGGCATGGGTGAACTGCATCTGGAAATCATCGTGGACCGCCTGATGCGGGAGTTCAAGGTGGAAGCGAACGTTGGACGCCCGCAGGTGGCTTATCGCGAAGCGATTCGCCAGCCGGCGCGCGGCGAGGGACGCTACGTGCGCCAGACCGGTGGACGCGGTCAATACGGGCACTGCATTCTGGAGATCGAACCGCTGCCGCCGGGGCAGGGCTTCGAGTTCGTGAACAAGATTGTGGGCGGAGTGATACCCAAGGAGTTCATTCCCGCCATAGAAGGCGGCGTGCACGAGGCAATGGACACCGGCGTTATCGCGGGATATCCTGTGGTAGACGTGCGCGTCGCCGTCGTGGACGGTTCATACCATGAAGTAGACTCCTCCGAAATGGCGTTCAAGATAGCCGGTTCGCTGGCATTCAAAGCGGCAATGCAGAAGGCGAACCCCACTATCAAAGAACCCATCATGGCGGTGGAGATTGTCACGCCGGAGCAGTTCCTGGGTGACGTCATCGGCGACCTGAACTCGCGGCGTGGACGAATCGAAGGCATCGAGCCGGGACCCGGCGGCACACAGACCATCCGGGCTCACGTGCCGCTGGCGGAGATGTTTGGCTATGCGACCGCCCTGCGCTCGTTGACGCAGGGGCGTGCCACATACGTGATGCAACCTTCACACTACGAAGAGGTACCGTCACACATTGCGCAGGAACTGATTGCCCGTGTGCAGGGCAAGCAGCTGGTAAACCTGTAA
- the rplD gene encoding 50S ribosomal protein L4: MPKVSVYDKTGQPVREIDLSDVVFAAEVRPDLMHAAVVAEQANARLGTADTKTRGEVRGGGRKPWRQKGTGRARQGSIRAPHWRHGGVVFGPHPRDYSQRLPKKMRRAAMRSALTAKLEENAIVTVENIHFDEIKTRHAVQFLKGLNIDDPKRVLILLPQHDEVVWKSFRNLPGVEVRISPAVSVRDMLIARRVITTPEALQKLEEVCAR, from the coding sequence ATGCCAAAGGTGAGCGTGTACGATAAAACGGGACAGCCCGTGCGAGAGATAGACCTATCCGACGTGGTGTTTGCTGCCGAAGTGCGACCCGACCTGATGCACGCGGCAGTGGTCGCCGAACAGGCAAACGCCCGGCTGGGTACGGCGGACACCAAAACGCGCGGCGAGGTGCGAGGCGGTGGGCGTAAGCCCTGGCGCCAGAAGGGTACCGGGCGTGCGAGACAGGGGTCTATTCGCGCCCCGCACTGGCGACATGGCGGCGTGGTGTTCGGTCCGCATCCGCGTGACTACAGCCAGCGGCTGCCCAAGAAGATGCGCCGTGCAGCCATGCGCAGTGCACTCACCGCCAAACTGGAAGAGAACGCCATCGTCACGGTGGAGAACATCCACTTTGACGAGATAAAGACGCGCCATGCCGTGCAGTTCCTGAAGGGATTGAACATCGATGACCCGAAGCGCGTGCTGATATTGCTGCCCCAGCACGACGAGGTGGTGTGGAAAAGCTTCCGTAACCTGCCGGGCGTGGAGGTGCGCATCTCACCGGCGGTGTCGGTTCGGGATATGCTGATAGCGCGCCGGGTGATTACCACCCCGGAGGCACTGCAAAAGCTGGAGGAGGTGTGCGCCCGATGA
- the rplE gene encoding 50S ribosomal protein L5: MSETTQTRYVPRLKEKYYQEVVPQLMQQFGYKSIMQVPRLVKVVINMGVGQGEQDPKQLDGAVRDLAAISGQKPVITRARKSISNFRIRQGHRIGAKVTLRGDRMYDFLDKLMNIVLPRVRDFQGVSPNSFDGRGNFSMGMREQLVFPEIVYDQVDRIRGMDICIVTTARTDEEARALLTALGMPFRQR; the protein is encoded by the coding sequence ATGAGCGAAACGACGCAAACCCGGTATGTACCGAGGCTCAAAGAAAAATACTATCAGGAAGTGGTTCCCCAGCTGATGCAACAGTTCGGGTATAAGTCCATCATGCAGGTGCCACGCCTGGTGAAAGTCGTCATCAACATGGGCGTGGGACAGGGCGAGCAAGACCCGAAGCAGCTGGATGGGGCGGTGCGCGACCTGGCGGCAATCTCCGGTCAAAAACCGGTGATTACCCGTGCGCGCAAATCGATCTCGAACTTCCGCATCCGGCAGGGGCACCGCATCGGCGCGAAGGTCACCCTGCGCGGCGACCGTATGTACGACTTTCTGGATAAACTGATGAACATCGTGCTGCCGCGCGTGCGTGACTTTCAGGGAGTGTCGCCCAACTCTTTCGATGGGCGCGGAAACTTCTCGATGGGAATGCGCGAGCAGCTGGTGTTCCCCGAAATCGTATACGATCAGGTTGACCGCATTCGGGGAATGGACATCTGCATCGTGACCACTGCGCGCACCGACGAAGAGGCACGCGCATTGTTGACAGCTCTGGGCATGCCCTTCCGACAGCGATAA